The genomic segment TTCCTTCACAGACATTCAAGTTCCAGGGCGGTTTTACCTATTGGTTCGGTGGCGGTCTCGCTCCCAAGAATCTGGATGAAAAAAAGACCTCGCTGTAGCGAGGCCTTTTTTTATTGCAATAGACTCTAAACCTGCGTTTAGAACTTTGCGGTCATTTTGTGAACGAAAAAGCCTCGTATTAACGAGGCTTTGTAGTGAGAGCAAAGTTCATTTGTAGGTTCTAAACCTGCGTTTAGAACTTTGCGGTCATTATTAGAACTGATCGAGGAAGCGCTGGTCGTTGCCGGTGAGCAAGCCAATTTCCGGGATTGCATGGCGCAGCATGGCGATACGGTCCAGACCGAAGCCGAATGCAAAGCCAGTGAACTTTTCACCGTCGATACCGCAGTTCTTGAACACGTTGGGATCAACAGAACCGCAACCGCCGATTTCCATCCAACCGGTGCCCTTGCAACGACGGCAGCCTTCACCACCGCAGAACACGCAGCTCACGTCCATTTCAGCGGAAGGTTCCGTGAAGGGGAAGAAGCTGGGGCGGAAACGGGTCTTGACACCTTCGCCAAAGAGCTTGTTCATGAATACCTGAAGAACGCCCTTCAGGTCTGCAAAGGAAATGTTTTCATCCACAACAAGACCTTCGCACTGCTGGAACATGGGGGCGTGGGTAGCGTCGTTGTCAACGCGGAACACATGACCCGGAGCAATCATGCGGAAAGGCGGCTTGTGGGTTTCCATGTAGTGAATCTGGGTACCGCTGGTGTGGGTACGGAGCATCACCTTGTCATCCACGTAGAAGGTGTCCTGCATGTCGCGGGACGGATGATCGGGAGGAGTGTTCAATGCTTCGAAGTTGTACCAGTCGGTTTCGATGTCGCGACCGAAGTCCACTTCAAAGCCCATCTGGCTGAAGAAGTCGATGATTTCTTCGCGGACGTCGTACAGCGGGTGAGTGGAACCGGCGGGAATGCCTGCGCCAGGAAGGGTGGTGTCCACGCTACCGCTGGAGAGCTTCTTTTGAAGGGCTGCTTCGTTTGCGGTTTCAATAGCCTTTTCAATTTCTTCGGAGACGGCAACCTTTAGTTCGTTGACCAGCTTACCGAAAGCCGGCTTTTCTTCGGGAGGAAGAGTGCCCATCTGCTTCATCAGGTCGGTGACCAGACCCTTCTTGCCCAGATACTTCACGCGGAGATTGTTCACCGCTTCTTGATTCGTAAGGTCAGTTTGCGCAAGTTCTGCGTCAAATGCCTGCTTAACGTTATTAATAGCTTCCATAGTGCGGGAAAAGATAGAAAAATCTTGCCGGGCACAAGTACCGGTTCTACGCTCGGTATTTAATTTGCGCCGAGGATGTGGACGATTACGGGTTTGTTCTTGCCGTTCTCGGTCTTGTGGATGGTGAGTGCGCCGGTGGAGTCGTAACCGAATTGCTCGCCTACACGTTCACCGTCTATGTAGGTGAGGGAGTCTTTCAGAACGCCGTTCTTGTACCAGTTACGCCAGATGCCGTTACGCTTTCCGTTTTTCCAGGTCCCTTCGGAGGCGAGTTGGGGGAGGATCCCTTTTGCGTTACTGGTGGAATCTTGATTATAGAAACTGCGACTTTCGGTGTGCTCGCCATAGACCCATGTTTCTTCGTATGTTAAGTCGTGTCCTTCGCGTTTGTATCTCACGGTCCCATTCAGAACAAATTCTTCCGGACTTGTAGACATGGAACTGGATTTCATTTTCACGAAGGTGGATTCCGCACAGACTTCCTTTCCGCATACGCCGTAGTCCTGACGGTGATTCGAACCGTTTTCGTCTAGAATTTCAAGGCTTTCGACAATCTTGTTACCTTCGCTATCGAACCAGGTCCATACGGAATCTCGAATACCTCCTTTCCAAAACTCCTGCTTCATAATCTTGCCGTTCCCATAGAAAAGCGTTCGGGGACCGTGCTTGTGACTGCAATCCATTTGCGTTTCATTTTTTCCCATGGCGATGCAACGCTGGATATTTTCCAGTACTTTCACAGTCTTCCCGTTGGGATAGTACTCTAGATGTAGTCCTCCAGGGAATCCATTACGACAATGATCTTCGATTTCGAGATTCCCGTCAAAGGAATATTTTTTTAGGACGCCTTCCGGAACTTTTCTAAAACAGCTGTTCTCTTCGGCAATTTTTCCGTTGTTGTGCCATTTCTTCCAGACTCCGATGGAATCTCCTTCGTCGCTGTAATGTTCTTCAAAGGCGGGGGAGCCGTCGGGAAAGATGCCGTAACAATCCCCAACCTCATGGTCGTCCTTATAATAGCGGGTGGACTGTTTTTTCTTGCTGCTAAAGAAGGTGTTCCATTCGCCTTCCCGCTTTCCTTTCTGGTAGTAGCCTTCCAGAACCACATCTCCCAGATAGGTCCATTGTCTCACAAGACCATGGGGCAGGTTGTCCTTAAATTCTACTTCTCTTTTCTTGATGCCATTATTGTACCATTCGTTCTGCTTTTGGATTTCCCCATCGGGATAGACCCAGAACGAAGTTTTTTTGGAACCGTCGGCGTATGTTTCCACCACTTGTTCTTCGGAACGCACGAAATGACATCCCCAAAGCAGGGATATAGTGCAAAAAAGACCGATAAAACGAGAGGTATGCATACAACTGAAAGTAGAAAATATTTAATTTCTAGAGGAAATGGACGAAAAGAACAAATCTATTGCAAGTACATTCAATACTAAAATCCGTACCTCCTGGGTATGGCTTGTTCTTGCCATTACAGTAGGCCTTACAATCCTGTTTTACGTTTCCCAGAAACCTCAGGTAATCGTGTACGCCAGCTTCACGAAGGCCCTGTCGGATTACCGCCTTCAGGAGGCGCATGTGATGCGATTGATGGATCGCGTCCGAGTGGGATTTGATGTGGACACCGTTGCAGTACAGGCCCAGTCCATGACGCTTCGTGAAATGGCGGTTTCCTATTCTCGCGAGGTGGACCAGCTTCGCAATCTTGGAGAGCGTGCTCCCTCTAATGAGACCGTAAATCGTTTTGAAAAGGAAGTGCTTGGGAAGGTGGCCAGCCTTCGCCGTTATGCCCATCGTCGCACCCTGTGGTTTGAATCTTGCACCAAGCTGGAACGCATCGTGGGAGAACAGCAGGATTCTCGAGTCCGCGATGGATTCCGCGAGGCGCTACACATGGCTCGAAGCGGTCGTATTGTCGTGGTGGGGCCCGAGGAATTGCAGGCTCTTCCGGATTCCGTCCGGGGGCCGATGGCGAATCTTTTCCAAGAAAATGAAGAGCTTTCCATGGCCTGGCGAAGCTTTGACAATGACATGGCTGCCGCCTATAGTGAAGACATGGGTCGTTTCTTCCAGCAGGAAAGTTTGGATGAAATGTCCTTGAAGTCCAGGATTCCCATGGCATTCTACTTCTTGTCCCTCGTGTTGCTCTTGTCTACTTTCTTCTTTGCACTTTACGCCCGTCGGTAGGTTCTCGTGTCCTTTTTCTCTCGCCGTAAACCTGTATTTTTAAATTTTGGCCTTCTGTTTATTTTTGTGGCGGGCTGGATTTTCTCCTATATGTCCCCTGCCATAAAGGGTATGCTTTCCAGTGACGGATTCATGCTGAAGGACTTCGAGATGGAAGACCAGCTGTTCTTTGGTACGGTGACTCGTGCTACGGTTCCCAGCATTTTTGGCGGTACCGACATTCCGTTTTTTGACAAGGTGAATTTCCAAATTAACGAGGATGAAAACGCCAACTTTGTTCTTTACGCTTCTCAGGAAATGCTGGACGAAATGTCCGAATGGTTTAGTTTTGGCGCCGTAAACGCAAGTGTCGTTCCTCTGGAAATTAGGGCTGCCCGATTGGATGACAATACCTATGTGGTTCATTCCCTCGCCTCTACCGATGGGGAGATGGATGTGGAATCCCTGGTGGTGAATTACCAGTTTTACTACGCCTTTGTGGGCTTGACTCTTGTTCTTGGCCTTGGGCTAGTGGGGGTGGCTCTGCTGATCCTTTGGTTCGCAGTAAGACGCCGCTAGTATTTTTTTATTCCCCAAGAAACGTCGTGTTTAGAACAACATATTATATCGCGATCGTACTTCTCGTTGCGATTCACTGTTGGGGCGCAACCATAAAGGATACTCTGGTGGTTCGCGCTGCCAGCGGGGCCGAAAGTCAGGTGGGCTTCTGGAAAAACGGGAACAAGACCGCTCCTGTGGCAGTATGGTTTCATGGGGGCATGACCAGTGGAAACTGCCAGAAGGGGCTGGTGGCCGGAGACGATCTTTCCCTCTTGTTGCCGAAGTATACCGTTATCAGCGCTTCCGCCTGCAGGGATAAACACTGGGTTGCACCTACGGCTATGGAATGGGTGGACGCTGCTCTGGATTCCGTTGCCGCAAGTCGCAAGAATCCGGTGAACGAAGTAAACCTCATTGGCGTTTCCGATGGTGCGTTAGGTGTAATTGCCTATTCCATGAACGGCCGCCGTAAGGTCAATTCCCGCACGTTGATTAGCTCCTTCGGGAAAATGCTGGGGGAGGCCTCTGCTGTCGCGAAGCACCCGCGGGCCAAAACGGGCAAGTGGCTTTTCCTTCAGGGTGGTTCCGACCGGCTTTACCCCTCTCAGGAAACTGTTCCCTGGATTGAAACTTTCTGTAGGAATGTGGGGGTGGAATGCGACCTGAAGTATGATCCGCAGGGTGAACATGACTGGTTGTATTGGAAAAACAACCATAAAGACTGGATTTTGAAACTTTTTTAAGAAAAATTGGTCTTCGCCCCTTGACAAAATCATAAAAAATTACAAAATTTGGCACACTAACCTGCGGATGTGGCGGAACTGGTAGACGCGCTAGATTCAGGTTCTAGTGATCGCAAGGTCGTGGAGGTTCAAGTCCTCTCATCCGCACTGAAAAAACTCATCGGAAACGATGAGTTTTTTTTATATAAAAACGAGATGCAGAGGGCGGGGCTGTCCCCCGCCCTCGAGCTCCCGCCCCCAGCTAATGATGCGCTTTGCTTATCATTAGCGGTGTTTTCGGGATGTTTCGTCTGGGCATTTCTTGAGGAAGGCGGGGGCTGTCCCCGCCCTCTGGACTCCCACCCCAGCTAATGATGCGCTTTGCTTATCATTAGCGGTGCGCTTTTTCTAGCTTTGTCTTTATGAATCCTGCGGACGATAGTTTTGAAGAGTTCTTCACCCAGGCGTTTTCTACGGAAACGCTGGAGGGTGGCTGTTGCCGCCTGGTAGGGATTTCTTTGTCGGACCTGCGGGAAACGGAATGCTGCGACGAGTCCCGAGGTATGGGCCATCGGGAGAATCGCCCGATGTCGCCGGAGGCTGTATTCCAGCTGGTGCGGAACTCGGAAGACTTCCTGGCGGAACACCTCCCGTGGGTGCGGGGCGTTACCGTCCCCGAGATCGCCAAGCGGATGCGCAGCTGGATTTTTGCGGAACAATACGGACAGGGCGGTTGCTGGGGCATATTCCCGAAGGTTCCTGCGACGGAGCCTACCTGCGGTAAGTCTGATGAATTGGCCGGCTTTATCATGGCGGAATTCAACTTGAAAAATCATTCCGCAGCCCTTAGCTACTGGCTTTCTAAGGATTATACAGGTCGCGGTCTTATGACGGATGCCGTGAGGACTCTTTCCCGATACTGTTTTGTCGTTTTAAAACTGAATAGATTGGAGCTTTCTGTATCCGTGACGAACGAAAAAAGTCGTGCTCTTGCTACCCGCTGCGGCTTCCTTGAAGAAGGAATAAGTCGCGATTTTGAACGAATAAACGGCATTTTTGTGAATCATTGTCGTTTTTCTCGCCTGGCTCGGGACGAATAATCTCGTGGTTCCTAGTGGTTACAAATGTTTACTTGGGTAAACGGGATTCTTTAATTAGTTTTGCGATTTCGGCCGTTTCGCTTCTATCTTTTAAGTTATGGAAAATGGAGAAAAGAAGGTTTTAACTGAGCCCGATGTGCTGCAGTACACGAACTATCGCGTGTACCTTCGGGACTATTACGAATACAAGAAGTCGACAACAGCCGCCTTCAGTCTTCGCTTCTTTGCGGAAAAGGCTGGTCTTTCCAGTCATGCCCATTTGAAGCTGACCATCGATGGCAAACGAAATATCACCAAGAACACGGTGACTAAGCTGATCCACGGACTTGGTCTTGAAAATCAGCGCGCTGCTTATTTTGAAAGTCTGGTATTCTTTAACCAGGCAACTACCGACGAAGACAAGAAAGTTTACTACGCCCAGCTGGTAAAGGCTAGCCCCCGTTCCAAGCTTCATAAGATGGACAAGGCCCAGCTGCGTATCTTTAAGGAATGGCATCATTCCGCAATTTTGGAAATGGTGGGTCTCAAGGACTTCCGTCCTATCCCTGACCAGATTTCCAAGCGCCTCCGCGGTCTTATCACTCCCGCACAGGCCACTGAATCCCTGAACCTGCTGTTGGAACTGGGTCTTCTGGTGAAGACTGCCAACGGTTATCGTCAGAGCGATCCCCTGATTACTACCGACGACGAGGTCCAGGATATTATGGTGAAAATGTATCATAACCAGATGCTGGCTCTTTCCGCACGCATGCTGAATGACCTTCCGGGGCCCGAAAGAGACGTTTCTGCCCTTACTTTCGGAATTAAGCGATCGGATTTCGCCAATTTGAAAAAACATTTACAACTAATGCGAAAAGAACTACTAGATTTCTCTGCAAAAGCTGGAGAAGCTGAAGACGTTGTCCAAATCAACCTACAGCTGTTCCCTCTTACCCGAGGAGTGTGATGAGATTCTTTTTGCCAAAATTTCCCAGTGCGGTACTAGCAGGCCTGGCCCTTGTGGCCGGAGTCCTTTCTGGCTGCTCCGAGGACAAGACTGCTGGCATCGAGATTGGAAATCCGGATATAGCGGATAAGGATACGACCGATGTAGGTTCTCCCGAGGGGCCGGTCGTTGTGTCTGGTATTCCCTTGACCGCGGACTTTACAGTGGATTACGCAGAACTTGGAACTGTGGTTGCTACAAAGTCCCTGCTGAAGGCTGCTGCGGAAGACGAACCTGTACTGCTGGATTCCTTCGATCTTAATTTGACAGAAGTGCGTACTTATGCAAGCTACTATAAGTACATGGATGATTACGATGCTACCAAGGGTATGCGCGTATGGCCTGAAAGGGTTGAATCATCTTCTGACGAGGAACCGCTGGAAGATTCTTCTGCACTCCTAATCTCCTTTACGAAGGAAACTTACGTAGACGATGCCTTTAAGAATATCGACTTGATGGATGGCGGCTACCTGAAGGAAATCGGCGTGTCCTTTGCGCCTTATGTGGCTGACGATATCTACGGCCGCGTCATGATTGATGGAGAGTATGTTCCCTTCGTCTATGATTTGACTGACTTCCAGTCTCTGCAGTTGCGTTATCATTATTCTCAGATTGCAATCGATTCTGTGAATAAGGTCGCTAATTTGTCTGTGGTATTCCGCGCCAAGCTCTTTACTGAAGGTGTTGATTTCTCCAAGGCGAATATTTCTGAGGACGGCGTAATCTACATCGACCGAAAGAACAACTCGGATATCTGGGATGAGCTGAATGAACGATTTGTGCCTAGCTTCCAGCCTTTGCGCTACAATTATGTAAATGCTGCAAACGAAGATAGTACAGCCTATGTGGCTGACATCTGGAAGGGCATTGCGGCTGATGTGGGTGAGAACACCTTGATCAATGGAAACTTCAAGTCTCCCTTCACTACGGACTGGATTTTGGTGACTCAGTTTGGCGGCAAGGCTGATTCCTCTGTGATTGTGGAAAAGAATGGCGATCGCATCATGAAGGTGGATGTCACTGCAGGTGGTGACAGTTCCTTCAGTGTGCAGCTTCTTCAGGAAAATGTGGCACTCATTGCAGGAGTCAAGTACCAGTGTGTATTCACCATCTGGTCCGATGTGGCGGATTCCATTACCGCACGTATTGGTTCCTACGATACCTACAAGACGGTTGGTTTCTCTAAGCATGTCTATGTGGGCAAAACGGGACAGTCCATCCAAATCGAATTTACACCCGAAGTGACGGATCCCTTTGCTCGCTTTGAACTCAATCTGGGCAAGAAGAAACGCTGGTTCAAGATTAAGGATGTTCAGGTCCTTCGCCAGAATTAGATCACTGGTTTAAAGCAATGAAAATTCAGAAACGTCGCTAGTAAAATCTGGCGGCGTTTTCTATTTTTTACAGTACTATGGCAACTATTCCTACCCTCAAAGACAATCTCGTTATCGAGAATATCCGCCCCAATATCGAGGGCGGCCGTTTCATGATCAAGCGCGAACCGGGCGACACCGTCACCGTGCAGGCTGATATCTTCCGCCACAGCCACGAAAAGTATGATGCCGCCATCTTCTACCGCCATGTCCCCGCAGAAGGCAAGGCCAAGAAGACTGCAAAGACTGCCAAGGCCGCAAAGCCCGCCGCTGTCAAGTGGGAGAAGGCTCCCATGCAATTCGTGGATAACGACCTTTGGGAAGGCTCCTTCACCGTCAATAACATCGGTTATTACGAATATAAGGTTTGCGCCTGGACTGTGGAACCTAAGGATGTTCCCACCGAAAGCCCGGTGATGAAGCTTCGCGTGGACCCGTCCTACGCACGTACCGGCACCTGGTACGAAATGTGGCCCAAGTCTCAAGGCACCGATCCTACCAAGAGCGCTACCTGGAAGGATTGCGAAAACCAGCTGGACTACATTGCTAACCTGGGTTTCGATACTGTTTATCTGGTTCCCATTCACCCCATTGGCGTCACCAACCGTAAGGGCGCAAACAATGCTCTCCACGCCAAGACCGACAAGAAGGGCAAACCCCTGGAACCGGGCTGTCCGTATGCCGTAGGTAACAAGTTCGGCGGTCACTATGCAACCGACCCTGAACTGGGTTCCATGAAGGATTTTGAACACTTTGCCAAGGCCGCTCGTTCCAAGGGCCTGCGCCTGGCTCTGGACATCGCTCTCAACTGCTCTCCGGACCATCCGTACGTAAAGGAACATCCGGAATGGTTCTACCACGAACCCGATGGCAGCATTAAGTTTGCAGAAAACCCGCCCAAGAAGTACGAAGACATTTACCCCTTCGACTACTACAACAAGAATTACAAGGCTCTCTGGCAGGAAATCGAAAACATCATCCTGTTCTGGGCCGACAAGGGTGTTGAAATTTTCCGTATCGATAACCCGCATACCAAGCCCTTCCCCTTCTGGGAATGGCTCATCGCCGACGTGAAGGAAAAACGTCCGGAACTGGTGTTCCTGGCAGAAGCTTTCACTCGCCCCAAGATGATGCATCGCTTGGCAAAGTCCGGCTTTGACATGAGCTACACTTACTTCGCATGGCGTAGCGCCAAGTGGGAATTCGAGCAGTACCTGAAGGAACTGACCCAGTCCGACGCTAAGGAATATATGCGCGGTATTTTCTTCCCGACCACCCCGGATATCTTCCCCAAGTATCTTGCTTACAAGGGTGCAAATGCCTTTAAGCAGCGTTACTTCTTGGCTGGTACCTTGAGCAGCCTCACTGGTATGTACAACGGTTACGAACTCTGCGAAAATATTCCGTCTCCCATTAAGGAAGAACTGCAGGATTCCGAAAAGTACCAGTACAAGGTTCACAACTGGGCTGGCCCGGGCATTCAGGACTTCGTCCGCCGCGTGAATACCGCTCGCCTGGAACATCCGGCTCTGCAGGAATATGACAACCTGGACTTCCATTACTGTGCCAACGACCAGCTCATGGTTTACTCCAAGAGATCTGGCGAAGACGTTCTCCTGTTCGTCTGCAACATGGATATGGACAACGCCCAGGAAGGCATGGTGGAATTGGACATGGCTAAGCTTGGCCTGAACGAAGATTCCTTCTACTTCCTGAAGGACCTGCTCACCGACGAATCCTTCGTCTGGCGCGGCAGCAAGAACTTCGTCCGCATTGATCCGGCTAAGGCCCCCGGCCACCTGCTGGTTCTTAAGAGAATCTAAGGCTAGTTCCGCTGTCATCCCCGACTTGATCGGGGATCTAGCAATTCTAAACGTCGACGAAACCCGTCGGCGTTTCTTTGTTAGGAAAAATAGACTATATTGTTCATTGCTATGATTGATATTTATTCTCTCGCAAATCATCCTCTGGTTTTCCAGAAGCCTCGTACCATTACGTCTGCCTACATTGACGTGTCCGGAAAGATGGGCATTGCCCATACGGTCCTGATGGTGCAGGATAACTTCTGCGAAAATTTCGGCAAGATTAAGCAGGACAATTTTTTCGTGAAATCTAAGGGAGGCTACTGGGCCATTTCCAAGGCGAAGTTCAAGTTCCTGAAGCGCCCCTTTTGGGGGGATAAGGTGGTGACCACTTCTTTCCCAGCCCATACATCCTTGATCCGTACGGTGGAAAATACGGCGATTACCACGCCTGATGGTGAACCGATTGTCATTGCCATCCAGGAAGCCTGCTGCCTGAGTATTGATCGCCATCGCCCCATGAAATTGTCCGCGGTAGAATTCCCCACACAGGATCCGCCTACTCCCTTTATGGATGACGGTTTTGATAAGTTTAACGAAACTGCCCTCCGCTATGAGGAAATCTACCAGCAGAAAGTCTTGCCCCAGCATATTGACATGTCCCGCCACATGAACAATATTGAATACGTGAAGCTCGCTCTAAACGTCTTTAGCGTGGAGGACTTGGCTGTTTGCACTCCGTCGGAACTGGAAGTTCATTTCCTGGGTGAATCCCTGGAAGGGCAGGTGTTGACCGTCTCTCGTGCAGAACACAACGGCGCTACCTATATGAAAATTCAGGAAGGTGATCGTTCTGTATTTGAAATGAAAATCAGGATGATGTAGTCAAGTTGCATTTTTATGTGAACTACGTTACATAATCTTGAAGAAGATGCCTCATTACAAAATAATGAGGTATATTTTATTTAAACCGTTCCATAGAATGGGAAAAATTTAAAAAGAGAGAGGATATTATGAATAAGAAACTGACTTTTGCAGCTCTTGCGGCTGCAGCTGTTGCTGCATCTGCATTCACCTCTACCTCCATGCATTGGGATGGTTCCGATACTGAAGGTAAGGTGGTTACCGGTTCTGAAGAAGAAACCGCTGGTTACTGGTACGAATATACCGATAAGGACAACGACGGCGACTCCAAGATCGTTTTCCCGTCCGATGTTGAAGCGAATACCTATGGTAACTTCTACGGTCCTCTGGCCGAAGCATACGGTGGTATCAAGGCTGACGTTCAGATCGGTACCGCTTACGAATACGCTTTCGCAGGTTTCGGCTTCAACATCGTTTCCGAAAACCAGGAAGGTGCTGACATTACCTCTTGGGGAGGGATTTGTCTGAAATACAGCTCCACTGGAGGTTTTGCTATTGAGTTAGGTATTGAAGATGAAGCAAATACCACTGAATACAACAACTACAAGGCTACTGTTGCTAAGGCCTCTAACTCCGGTACTAGTATTGGTTGGGCTAAGTTCAAACAGGAAACTGGTTGGGGTAAGAAGGTTGACCAGGCTGAAGCTTTGACCAAGATCGCGGCTATCAAGCTGAAGTTCACTTCTTCCTCTGACTTCCTCCTGAATGAGATTGGCTCCGAGGGAACATGCGCTATGTATGCAATCAAGCCGATTGCTTCTCTGGGCTCTCTCAAGGCTCAGCTCAATGGCCGTACTCTCTCCTTTGGTAAGGCTGTGAAGGCTGAACTGGTTAACCTCCAGGGCCAGGTGATTGCTTCTACTAACGGAACCTCCATGGATCTTTCCAAGGTTCAGGCTGGCGTCTACATGGTACGTGCAGAAGGCCTTTCTCAGCGTATTCTGGTGAAGTAGTTTAACTTTAAACCATTAAAAAAGGGTTGCGGTTTTCCCGCAACCCTTTTTGCGTTATGAGAGTTTATTTAGAACTCTTGAAAAAATTCTGGACGATGAAAATCCGGCTTTTCAGTAGCTATGGGGAAGGCGCTTAGATAGTGCGGTGTGGAAGACTTGTCCCCGCATTTGTACAAGTTTCCGCGTAAGGTAAGTCCTTCAAAGGATTTCAAGCCGAATAGGCTGGCGGGAATTTTCACGTTCATTCCCCAGCAAATCAGGTTGCCGGCAACGCTTGCAATTTGCTTGGTGCGAATGACTTTGTCAATGAGTTCCTGAGGGAGAACTTGACGGTTGTTGCGGTCCGGACCATGGGCTGCTAGCAGGTAGCCACGACTTGTGGTCTCGAAGTTGAAGTATTCTTCGGGGTTTGCTGGATTCTGTAGGAAAATTTCTACACAGGAATCTTCCCAGCTTCGGCCGTTGTCTTCTCGAACTTCGGAACGAAAACATGACTCCGGTTCTTCTACGGAAAAGGTAACGTCTAGATAATCTGCAGAGATGCTCACATCTGCAAGAACCACGGGAAGTTGAATCCCTTGGTTGGCCGTCCAATTCAAATTTGCATTCAAGATCATACGTTGAATAATAGCAAAACAAACCAGTGATTATTAGCGATTAATCAGTGATTAATCAGCGGTGATCAGTAAAGATAAACTAACAAACTGCCGTTTCTGTCGTGATTTCGCCGTTTTTAAAATTGGCACAGGATTTGCATTAGGGGTGCATCCAATAAACAAACAAGGAGGCCTTATGGCTGAAGAAAAGAAAGAAATGGCGGCATCCTCTGCATTTGATTGCCTTGCCGTTACTAGCGTAAACGTCTATCCCTTTAAGGAAGGTCCGAGCCTGGGCCACATTAAGGGGCTTGCGTCTGTGGTTCTGAACGATCAGATGTTGATTCGCGGCCTGCGCGTGATGGATGGTGAAAATGGTCTGTTCGTGGGTTATCCCAATGATCCTTTCTATAAGGGCGAAGACTTCAAGACCATCTGCAATCCCATTACCCGTCAGCTTCGTGAACATATCGAGAATTGCATTCTCGAAAAGTATCAGGCTGCAATCGCTTAGTAGGTAGACCTTGTTCCGTCGAATCCGTTCTTATTGCTTGTTTGGGATAAAGGCCGTTCCTGTCTGCGTTGAAGTGGATGCAAGTCAGGGATTGCCGGGTTTTACTTTGGTTGGATTGCCGGACAATGCGGTAAGGGAGTCGAGAGAGCGTGTGGTTTCCGCCATCCGTTCCATCGACAAGGTGGTGACAGGTTTCCGTACCACGGTAAACTTGTCGCCCGCGGATTTGCGGAAGGAAGGTTCCGCTCTTGATTTGCCTCTAGCGATAGGCTTGCTGGTGGCTACAGGTGAAATTGAAGTTCCCGATTTGGATAAGCTGGTTTTTGCGGGAGAGCTGTCTCTGGATGGTTTGCTGAAGCCTGTTCGTGGGGCCTTATCCATCGCAATGGCTATGGACCGGAAGTCCGATAATATCCTTGTGATTCCATCTGCGAATGAGCCTGAGGTTTCCCTTGTGGAGGGTTTGCGTTATGTGTGTGCGTCATCCCTCAAGGAGTGTGTTGAAATTCTAGAGGTGGGTGCGGATCGTCGTGCCGTGTGGGCTGCGGGCTTGAAGTTCCGTACCGATGTGGCTGCATGCGGTCGTGATATTCCCGATTTCAAGAACGTGGTGGGAATGGATGGGGTTAAGCGGGCGCTGGAAGTGGCCGCTGCAGGAGCTCACAATTTTCTCCTGGTGGGATCTCCTGGTGCGGGTAAGACTCTCTGCGCTAAATGTCTTCCGGGAATTCTCCCCGAGATGTCGGACGATGAAATT from the Fibrobacter sp. UWEL genome contains:
- a CDS encoding alpha-1,4-glucan--maltose-1-phosphate maltosyltransferase: MATIPTLKDNLVIENIRPNIEGGRFMIKREPGDTVTVQADIFRHSHEKYDAAIFYRHVPAEGKAKKTAKTAKAAKPAAVKWEKAPMQFVDNDLWEGSFTVNNIGYYEYKVCAWTVEPKDVPTESPVMKLRVDPSYARTGTWYEMWPKSQGTDPTKSATWKDCENQLDYIANLGFDTVYLVPIHPIGVTNRKGANNALHAKTDKKGKPLEPGCPYAVGNKFGGHYATDPELGSMKDFEHFAKAARSKGLRLALDIALNCSPDHPYVKEHPEWFYHEPDGSIKFAENPPKKYEDIYPFDYYNKNYKALWQEIENIILFWADKGVEIFRIDNPHTKPFPFWEWLIADVKEKRPELVFLAEAFTRPKMMHRLAKSGFDMSYTYFAWRSAKWEFEQYLKELTQSDAKEYMRGIFFPTTPDIFPKYLAYKGANAFKQRYFLAGTLSSLTGMYNGYELCENIPSPIKEELQDSEKYQYKVHNWAGPGIQDFVRRVNTARLEHPALQEYDNLDFHYCANDQLMVYSKRSGEDVLLFVCNMDMDNAQEGMVELDMAKLGLNEDSFYFLKDLLTDESFVWRGSKNFVRIDPAKAPGHLLVLKRI
- a CDS encoding T9SS type A sorting domain-containing protein, with the translated sequence MNKKLTFAALAAAAVAASAFTSTSMHWDGSDTEGKVVTGSEEETAGYWYEYTDKDNDGDSKIVFPSDVEANTYGNFYGPLAEAYGGIKADVQIGTAYEYAFAGFGFNIVSENQEGADITSWGGICLKYSSTGGFAIELGIEDEANTTEYNNYKATVAKASNSGTSIGWAKFKQETGWGKKVDQAEALTKIAAIKLKFTSSSDFLLNEIGSEGTCAMYAIKPIASLGSLKAQLNGRTLSFGKAVKAELVNLQGQVIASTNGTSMDLSKVQAGVYMVRAEGLSQRILVK
- a CDS encoding acyl-ACP thioesterase domain-containing protein; amino-acid sequence: MIDIYSLANHPLVFQKPRTITSAYIDVSGKMGIAHTVLMVQDNFCENFGKIKQDNFFVKSKGGYWAISKAKFKFLKRPFWGDKVVTTSFPAHTSLIRTVENTAITTPDGEPIVIAIQEACCLSIDRHRPMKLSAVEFPTQDPPTPFMDDGFDKFNETALRYEEIYQQKVLPQHIDMSRHMNNIEYVKLALNVFSVEDLAVCTPSELEVHFLGESLEGQVLTVSRAEHNGATYMKIQEGDRSVFEMKIRMM
- a CDS encoding SpoVG family protein, with the translated sequence MAEEKKEMAASSAFDCLAVTSVNVYPFKEGPSLGHIKGLASVVLNDQMLIRGLRVMDGENGLFVGYPNDPFYKGEDFKTICNPITRQLREHIENCILEKYQAAIA
- a CDS encoding carbohydrate-binding family 9-like protein, which produces MILNANLNWTANQGIQLPVVLADVSISADYLDVTFSVEEPESCFRSEVREDNGRSWEDSCVEIFLQNPANPEEYFNFETTSRGYLLAAHGPDRNNRQVLPQELIDKVIRTKQIASVAGNLICWGMNVKIPASLFGLKSFEGLTLRGNLYKCGDKSSTPHYLSAFPIATEKPDFHRPEFFQEF